GGGGTGGCGTCCTGCAGGTGGGTGCGACCGGTCTTGACCACGTCGTCGAACTCGTCCGCTTTCTCGCCGAGCGCGTCGGCGAGCGTCTCGAGAGCCGGGAGCACGTCCTTCTCGACGGCTTCGAGGCTCGCGACGTGCATCGCCGTCGGGATCACGTCGTTGGACGACTGGCCGTAGTTGACGTGGTCGTTGGGGTGGATGGTTCGAGAGCCGACCTCGGCGCCGTAGATCTCGCTGGCGCGGTTGGCGATGACCTCGTTGGCGTTCATGTTCGAGGAGGTGCCCGAGCCGGTCTGGAACACGTCGACGGGGAACTGGTCGTCGTGTTCGCCGGCGATGACCTCGTCGGCCGCCTCGACGATGGCCTCGACTTTCTCCGACTCGACGAGGTCGAGATCGTCGTTGGCCAGCGCCGCCGACTTCTTGACGACGCCGAGCGCGCGGACGAAGCGCCGTCCGAACGTCTCCTCGCTGATCGGGAAGTTCTCGACGGCGCGCTGTGTCTGGGCGCCCCAGTAGGCGTCGGCCGGGACCCGCATCTCGCCGAGGCTGTCCTCCTCCGTTCGGAACTCGTCGTCTGACATACCCGGAACGTCGCGGCGAGAGGCGTAAAAGCCACCGAAGACACTTGACGCCGGCCGCCCACCGCCCCGCCATGGATCGGCCCGCCCTCCACCTCGCGATCGCCGCCTGCCTCGTCCTCGCAGGCTGTTCCGCGCTCGGTCCGGACCACACCCGCGACGACCGCGCCGAGTCCGCGCTCGCCGACGCCCGCGACGCCGTCAACGCGACCGACACCTACCGCTTCGACGGCGACCTGCGCGTCGTCGCGACCGCCGACCGTCGGACCGAACGCGTCGCGATAGACGTGAACGGCAGCGTCGACGCCGCCGAGCACCGGATGCACTCGACGGCCGTCCGCGACGGCGAGGCCTACGAGTCCTACGTGATCGACCGGACGGCCTACCGCCAGTGCGGCGGCCCGATGGGGATGGACCTGTGGGGCGTCGAGAACGTGACCGCCGACGACTGGACGACGCAGACGCCCGCCGCGCGCCAGCTGGCGCTGCTGGAGTCCGGGTCGATCTACTACAACGGCACTCGCACACTCGACGGGCGGGAGGCGGTCCTGCTCGTCGGCCGACCGACCACCGAAGCGCTCACGAAGTACCAGGAACGGCGCGACCGGTCGCTGCTGAGCGGCCCGATCGTCGAGAACGCCACGGTCCGCGTCTGGCTCGACCCCAAGACGAGCCGCCCGCTGCGGTCGGCGGTCCGGTTCGAGGTGAGCCAGGGCGACAACGCCGCGAGCGCGACCGTCGACGTACGGTTCGACGACTACGATTCCGGTCTGTCGGTCGACGTGCCCGTGATCCCTTCCGAGAAGCGGTCGGACCTGGGCTGCCCAGGGTGAGACCGTGGGGCCGCCGCGGCGGGGCCGCCCCGTCAGGTCCAGCGGTCGAGGCCGGTCTGGACGACCGACTGCTCGATGCGCTCGAAGCCGCGTTCGACCTCCTCGGCGGCGACCTCCCACTCCTCGCAGACGAAGGCTCGCGCCGCTTCGAGGTCGGGTTCGACCTCGCGGTCGAGGTCGTAGTCGTCGGTGACGGCGGGGTTCAGGAACAGGTCACGGATGCGGTCGGCGTTCTCGACGTACACGTCCTCGGCCTCGAAGACCGTCCAGATGTCGCCGTGTTCGCGGACCGCCGTGACGGCGGTCTTGGGCCCGTACCCCGAGACGCCCTCGTTGAAGTCGGTCCCCATCAGGATCGCGGCGTCGACCAGTTGCTCCCAGGTGATCCCGTGGTCGTCGAGGGTGGCCTCGAAGTCCATCAGCTCCGGGTCGCCCTTGCTGGTGAGCTGGCGCAGCGTCAGCGGCGCCCCCAGCAGGAGCGCGTCGTAGTCCTCCGTGCCGACGTAGTCGACCGCACCCTCGCGAGCCATGTGCGTCGCCTGGGCCTCCCCCTCCGCAGGCGCCTCGATAACCGGCACGTCGAGCAGTTCGAGCACCTCGCGGGTGGTCGAGAGGATCGTCTCGGTGAGCCGCTGAGTCTGGGACTCCAGTCGCGCGACGGCGATCGCGTCCCCCTCCTCGCGGGCCTGTTCCAGCTGTTCCTCCCGCTTCTCGCGTTCCTCCCGGCGCTGCTCGACCTCGTCGTCCTTGAGCGAGACGACGCTCCCGTCGAAGACGAACACGGGCGTGATGTCGTGTTCGAAGAACTTCGGGAGCCCCTGGACGACGCCGACGAGGTTCGCGACCTCCTCGCCGTCGGCGGTCGTGTATATCGAGTCGTTCGTCCAGCGGACGGTCGTCGTCAGGTACCGGTAGAGCCAGTTGTGCGCGTCGACGGCGACGACCGACCCCGACAGGTCGTCGAACGGCACCTCGTCGATGGCGGCCAGGTCCCGGAGGTCTGCGTTTCCCATCACGCCCCGTTAGGTCGACCCCCGATTTGAATCCCCCGACCGCCCCCGTCCGCCGGCGGTCGTGATCGCGCGAGAACCGATCACCCGTTTATCACGATCGTGTTTTCAGCCGTCCGTCACATTCAATTCGGTCGGGCGTGAACGGGGAGGTATGCTGGGGTCACTCGTGACGCGGCTGCGCCGCCCGGAGTACACGGGCGAGAACCGCTGTCTGCCGTGTACAGTACTCAACGTCGGGATCGCGTCGGCCGGGGCGACGCTGCTGGGGGCCTGGCTCGTCGCCGCCGGCTACGAGACGGCCGCCGCCGGGGTCGCGACGGCCGTCCTCGTCGTCTCGCTGGCGACGATCTGGCTACGGGGGTACCTCGTCCCCGGGACGCCGACGCTGACGAAACGGCACCTGCCCGCCCCGGTGCTGGCGGCCTTCGGGAAGACGCCGGACGGGTCGCCCGAGGGGATCGCGGCGGGCGTCGACGCCGGCGGAGAGACGGGCTCGGCCGCGGGCGGCGAGACAGCCGGTCCGAGTGACCCGGCCGAAGCGACCGAGGGGGGCGCCGCAGGGGCCGCCGAGGCCGAGCCCGAGCGGCTCGATCCGGAGGCGCTGCTCGAACGC
The window above is part of the Halosimplex rubrum genome. Proteins encoded here:
- the fen gene encoding flap endonuclease-1; this translates as MGNADLRDLAAIDEVPFDDLSGSVVAVDAHNWLYRYLTTTVRWTNDSIYTTADGEEVANLVGVVQGLPKFFEHDITPVFVFDGSVVSLKDDEVEQRREEREKREEQLEQAREEGDAIAVARLESQTQRLTETILSTTREVLELLDVPVIEAPAEGEAQATHMAREGAVDYVGTEDYDALLLGAPLTLRQLTSKGDPELMDFEATLDDHGITWEQLVDAAILMGTDFNEGVSGYGPKTAVTAVREHGDIWTVFEAEDVYVENADRIRDLFLNPAVTDDYDLDREVEPDLEAARAFVCEEWEVAAEEVERGFERIEQSVVQTGLDRWT